The DNA region CATGCCGAGCGCACTCGTGGCGACCAGGGCCTTCAGTTCGTTGCCCTTGAGCTGCTGCTCGAGCTGCTCCCGCTCGTCGGTGTCGGTGCGCCCCGTGTAGGCCCGGACGGCGTACCCGTTGTCGCGGAGCAGGCGGGCGATGTCCTCGGCAGCCGAGACCGTGAGCGTGTAGATGATGCCGCTGCCGGGCAGGTCGCCGAGGTGCGCGAGCAGCCAGCCGAGCCGCTGCCGTGCGTCGGGCAGCGTCAGCACCCCGAGCCGCAGGGACGCCCGGGCGAGCGACCCGCGGATCGTGAACACCGGGTCGGCCGGGCCGGCGGTGAGCTGCTCGGCGACGTCCTCGACCACGCGCTCGTTCGCCGTCGCGGTGGTCGCCAGGACGGGGACCCCGTGGGGGAGGGACCGGATGAGTTCGGCCAACCGCCGGTAGTCCGGTCGGAAGTCGTGGCCCCAGTCCGAGATGCAGTGCGCCTCGTCGACCACGAGCATGCCCATCCGGGCGATCAGGGTCGGCATCTGCTCGTCGCGGAACTTCGGGTTGTTCAAGCGCTCGGGGGAGACGAGGAGCACGTCGACCTCGTCACGGGCGAGCGCCGCCTGAGTCTCGCCCCACTCGTGTGCGTTCGCCGAGTTGATCGACACCGCACGGACCCCCGCGCGGGCAGCCGCAGCCACCTGGTCGCGCATCAGGGCGAGCAGCGGCGAGACCAGGACGGTCGGGCCGCCACCACGGCGACGGAGCAGCAGGGTCGCGAGGAAGTACACGGCGGACTTGCCCCACCCGGTGCGCTGCACGACCAGGGCGCGCTGCCGGTGCTCGACCAGGGCGGAGATCGCCTCGAGCTGGCCGGGATGGAAGACCGCGTCGGGGCGCCCCGTGAGCGCAGCGAGCGCCTGCTGTGCCTCGGCGGCGATGTCTGCAGAAGGCGGGGCGGTGGTTTCCATACCCCCATGCTGTCAGGAGCATCCGACGAAACGGAGGCACCGCCTCCCGTCTGTGGACAACGCTGACAGGCGAGCCGCTACTGGTAGGTGACCAACGACGGCGTCGGCTGCACGTCCTGCATGGTCTGCGACGGCGTCAGCATGGGCGTGTCCTCATCGGTGAAGTTCTTCCAGCCCCAGTGCAGGCCCTCGGGCGCGCCCTGGTGCAGCGCCTTCCACGTCGCCTGCTTGTCCGGCTGCGAGCCCTGCCCGTCGACGTGCACGAGCATGTCGAGCTCCGGGTGCGTCTTGAGCGCATCACGGTCCTGGATCATCGAGAGCCGGAACTGGTGCAGCACGAGCGCCTTCGGCGGCAGCCCCTCCTTCTCGACGAGCGACGCCAGCCACGAGGACACCTCGTTCACCTCGGACGCCGACACGCTGCCGATCTGCTCGAGCGGCACCTGGTCCTCCGTCAGCCGCCACTCCGGGTCGAGCGCGAGCCAGACCCCGGGCTTCTTCAGCAGCGACTCGTACTTCTTCGCCTGCGACAGGAAGTCCGAGCGGCCCGGCTGCAGGTCGATGATCACGGGCATGTCGGCGTCGTGTGCGGCGTCGACGTAGGGCTCGAGCGTCGACACCGGCAGCTCCGTCGAGTAGTCGCCGTCCGCCCCGGCGTCACCCGCGGCGACGGTCGCGATGACCTCCATCGCGGGCGTCACGAGCTCGTCGGACTCGGCCCGGTACGGCTTCGCGACCTGCTCGGCGCGCTGGACGGTGGCCTCCGGCCCCTGTTCGCCGAGCACGCCCAGCGCCGGCGCGCCGGGAGCCCCGTAGAGCGCCACGTAGCGGTGCCCGTCGAACGGCCGCTGGCCGCCGTTCCGCAGCTGGAAGCCGCCCTCGGCCGCCCGTACCGTCCACTCCGGGTCCTGCAGCGCGTCGAACGCCGCACCGACCAGGACCGTCTGGTGCTGCCTCCGCTCGTGCAGCGCCGTCACCACGTCGGGTGCGGCAGCCGGGTCGGTCACGCCCTCCGGCATGGTCACGAGCTTCGCTCCTGCGGCCTTGGCGGTCGCCACGGCGGCAGCGTCCGCACTCGCGTCCGCCACCACCACGGTGGCCTGCCGGGAGGCCCGGTTCGACTCCGGCGCGTCGCCGCCCTCAGACGCCTTCCGCTGTTCGACGTCCGTGTCGACCGACACATCGCCCTCGGCCTGGTACCAGTCAGCCCCGAGCCGATCGAGCTCGCGGGCGACGGCAGCGCTCTTGTTCTTGGTCGTCAGCAGCACCGGGACGTGGGCGCTCGCCGCAGCCTTGGCGGCATCACGGACCCCGTCGGTGTCGCCGGCCCGGGCGACGACCGCTCCCGGAGCACTCGCGAACAGGGCCTTGCTGACGCGGACGGACCGGGCTGCGGCGTCCGAGGCATCGGCCACCGTGACGGTGTCGGCCGACGCCTTCGCCAACCTCGGGCGGCTCGTGTCCGGCCCGCTCGAGGTACACCCGGCGGCTCCGAGCAGCAGTCCGGAGACCGCGATCGCGACGAGGACACGAGGGGTGGGACGAGAACGCATCGGGCCACCCTACGAGCCACGCGGAGAGGTCCCTGGGAATCCGACGGGTGTCGTCTCGTAGAAGGGAGGCATGCCCCACCACCCCGACGACCACCCGCTCATCGGAGCCGTCCGGTCGCCCGAGGTCCACTGCATGACCCTCAACGTGCGGCGCCGCGTGCCGCGACCGTCCGCACACCCGGACGCCTGGGAGCGTCGCCGTGATGCCATCACCGCGCTCGTCACCTCCGAAGCGCCCACCGTCCTCGCCGTCCAGGAGGCCCTCCCCACGCAGGCAGACGACCTCACGGCCGGCCTCGGATCCGGTTGGGAGCCCGTCCTGGCCGGGCGCGGCGCGCGCGGCGGTGGCGAACAGGTCGGGCTCTTCCTCGACCGCTCGCGCCTCGACATCGTCGAGCGCCGCACGTGGGCTCTTTCCCGCACGCCGCACCGTCCAGGATCCCGCTCGTGGGCCACGTCCTTCCCCCGGCACGCCGTCGGAGCCGTCGTCGACGACCGCGCGACCGGCGCCCGGTTCCTGGCCATCGCGACGCACCTCGACGTCGCCTCGCCGTGGGCCCGACTGCGGTCCGCCGAACTCCTCGGCCGGATCGTGCGACAGCGCGGCCTGCCCGCCGTCGTGATGGCCGACTGGAACAGTCCGGCAGGGTCTGCACCCTGGCGAGCACTGGCGGACGCTGGTGTCGTCGACAGCTGGGGGCGGGCCTCCCGGCAGATGGGTGAGCCGTACGGGACGTACCCGCACTACGGGAGTCCACGCGTCGGAGGCCGGCGCATCGACGGCGTCCTCGTGACGCCGGACGCGACCGTCGAGCGGGTCGCCGTGTCGAACCGGCGGCCGGGCGGGGTGTGGCCCTCTGACCACGCGGCCGTGCACGCGGTCGTGCGGTGGGCGTCGTGATCGCCACGCTCGGGCCGACGTTCCTGCGGCCGAAGTTCCTGGTGGCCGACGTCGTGCGTGCCCTGACGCTCGTCAGCCTGGTCGTCGCGAGCATCGGGTGGGGCGGGACCGCGCTGCCGGTGATGGCACTGTCGTTGCTCGGGGTCGTGGTGCCGCGGATGCTCGGGCTCCGGCCCGCGTTCGACCTGGCGGTGTGCGTGCTCGTGCTCCTCGCGGGGTGGTCGAGCGTGCTCGAGTGGTACACGAGCGTGTTCCTGTGGGACAAGTTCATGCACGTCGTGCTCACCGGGCTGCTCGCCGCCGTGCTCTACGTCATCGGCGCTGACCTGCGCGCGGTGCCGGCGCCGGACGGGGAGCGGCGGGTGGTCGTCGCGGTCCTCGGACTGTGCGCGGGGCTCGCCATCGGGGCCGCGTGGGAGATGGGGGAGTGGCTCGGGCACAACTTCGTCGACTCGGCGATCTACGTCGGGTACGACGACACCATCGGGGACCTGGCGGCAGACGGGGCCGGGGGGTTGCTCGTCGGGCTCGGGTTGCCGTGGTTGGCGGCGCGGCGTGAGGTGGTGCGACCGACTCGCCGTGGCACGGAGGGGGTCTGACGTCCGCTATGCTGGACCGGTCGCTCGCGCTCCGGTCGGAAGCGGGCGAGGATCCTCCGGGATCCTGAGTTCTCCGGAACTCGCGGGCTGTGGCGCAGCTTGGTAGCGCACTTGACTGGGGGTCAAGGGGTCGCAGGTTCAAATCCTGTCAGCCCGACCGAAACGTGTCTGACACGACGACAGAAGCCCACCGAGGATCTCGGTGGGCTTCTTCGTTGTTGGGTGGCAGCTGTGCAAGGCAGTCACATGGCGCCCCTCGGATTCACGTGATCGACGCACCGCGTTCCGCGACGGGACCGGCTGGCGGACGTCCATCGGGACCTCCATCAGAGACGCGGACGGGCAGCGACGGCCACTCTCTGCGCCTCGTGCACGGCCCTACTGCGACCTGTTGGCGTACTACGGTTCGAGCGTGCCAGCATTCTCCACTGACAACATCCTCGGCAACAGGCTGGACTTCGAGATCGCCCGGGACGGGTTCGTCGGCAGGCTGCGAAACGATGCTGTGTTGCGTAACGCTGAGACGTGGCTTCGGCGCGAGGGCTACCGGGTCATAGCGATGGACGCCGGGGCCTGGAGTGACGACGAGCAGATGCTCATGGCCTTCGCGAAGGGCCTTCAGTTCCCTCGCCACTTCGGGAAGAACTTGGACGCGCTCAACGACTGCATGTCAGACGTCGCCGAGGCGGACTACGGATGGGATGCATCCGAGACTGGCCTCGTCCTGATCCTCTCCGGCTTCGACCACTTCGCTCAACGACTCCCACGGACCGCCGACTCCGTGCAGCAGATTCTTCAGAGGCAGGGACGCTACGCAGCACTCTTCGGGAATCGCCTCCTCACGATCCTGTCCTGAAGGGGATCGTCAACCAGACGGGCTGACCGCCTCGAGCGGTAGACCCCCATGGCTCGGAGCCGCCGGTACCGCACGGGCTTGGTCAGCGGCCTCTGCCGAGCGCGGACTCGATCCGGCTGATCGTCCGGCGCATCGCGTACTCGTCCTGCGCCGGCTGGTCGTCGGCCACCCACAAGTGGACTGCTCCGGGCCCCGATGTTCTGGCTGCAAGGTGGACCACGATCCCCCATCTGTACGCGACGCCGCGCGGTGTGGGCTCGCTGAACACATCGAAGCCGAGCACCTCCGAGCGGAGGGCGATCGGTGTCCCCTGCCCGTCGTTGCGCGTCGACCAGCTCGTGATGCCCGTCCGGTCGAAGCCGAGGTCGCACGGAAACCAGATGCGCAGCCTCGGGCTCCAAGCCGCGAGGTCGGCGGCCGTCGTATCTGTCGCGTGCGCGGTGACGAACGCGGTACCTGGATGGATCTCGGCCTTCTGCTGTAGGCGCGCCCGCCGGCGGTGGTTGATCTCGGTGGTGACGCAGGCGACGCCGAACCCGAACGTGATGAGGATGCCGAGACGGAGCTCGGTGGTCAGGGCTCGTCCCTCGTCGTTGCCGATCAAGACCGCGAGGACGATCGTCGCGGCGCCGAAGACGACGGTGATGGCGGCGAGGAGGATCGTCGACGGGCGCACGGCTCGACAATGCCAGAACCCGCGGTGCAGTGGAATGCTCGCACCGTCACCGTGAGCACTGCGACAGCGGAGTGCGAACCGCCCGGTTGACGATCGGCTACCGGACTGGGCTGCTATTCAGCACCGAGGCTGCTACCTGTTGGGGTCGTGAGATGTACGGCGAGTGCGGTAGCCGCTTCGCACGTGCGAATTGTTCGGACGGTGCAACCTGTCCTGGTTCCCCTCACGCTGGCAGGATGGGCCCATGGGGGATATTAAGCAGCGAACGTGGGCCATCGGAGCCGCCATCACCATCACGGTGGGATGCGCACTCAGCGGATGTGCCTCGAGCGGCAACGCCGACACTGACCGGGGCGAGGGAACGAAGACGGCGACTGCAACGCCGTCCGCACATGCCAGTATGACGGAGAGCGTGCTCTCTGAGGCGGTGCTCACCACAGCGGAACTACCGGTTGGCGGCTGGGCCGAAAAACCCAGCAGTGCCTCCGCCAGTGACGGTGCGACGTCGACCGACGCGGAGGGGCCCGGTGCATGTGGCGCCGACTTCTCCGATGAACTCGGCGAGGATCTCGAGAACACTGCACAGAGCGGTCGGGACTGGACCCGAGAGTCCACCGGTGCATACCTCAACGTCGGTACGTTCGCCGACCCAGCCGCCGCCGAGCATGTACAAGCGATCACGAATGCTGTGCGAGGGTGCCCAACCGAGGGAAGCACCTTCACCATTGACGGTGCCGAGGAAACCATCGTCACCACGGTGAAGGACCTCGGCTCCTGGGGCTCCGCCACGTACTGCGGCGGATTTGAAGCGCGCGGAGCCACAACGGTCGCGGGAACGACCTGCATGATCGCCGGGGACGGGTTCGGCGTCATGGTGGTCGTTGGTGCCGCGTTCTCGTTCGATGTCCCAAAGGACGCCGAGGTGCAGCAAATCGTTGACGCCGCGTACCGGAAGGCCGCCGCGCAGCTCGGCTGATGCGGATGGGTCCAGACCCATGCTCAGATCTGTAGCGGAAATCGCGACCTCAACCCCAACGCCACGCAGATCTCGTTGATCAGCGCTGTGGTGCTGAGGCATACCCCGTGCGACGGGGCGCTTAGGGCCTGCGGTCTTTCGCCTCCGCGCCTTCGCTTGCCGTACCTACTCGATGTGAGTGGTCAACGCTCGGTGCCATATTCGCGATACGCGGCCCTGCGCGGATGCTCCGCCACGGTGGGTCCACCAGTGCCGACGAGCGAAGCCCCCCGAACGCGGCACGCGGAACCCTCACTTTGCTCCGGTTGGTCCGACAGAATATCTACTGAGGATCCGACGCCGCTGTCGGGTCCCGATTAGCCGTGGGGATGACTGTCATGACGTCGCGTTTTTCGAAGCTTGCAGGGGGAA from Curtobacterium sp. MCJR17_020 includes:
- a CDS encoding endonuclease/exonuclease/phosphatase family protein, translating into MPHHPDDHPLIGAVRSPEVHCMTLNVRRRVPRPSAHPDAWERRRDAITALVTSEAPTVLAVQEALPTQADDLTAGLGSGWEPVLAGRGARGGGEQVGLFLDRSRLDIVERRTWALSRTPHRPGSRSWATSFPRHAVGAVVDDRATGARFLAIATHLDVASPWARLRSAELLGRIVRQRGLPAVVMADWNSPAGSAPWRALADAGVVDSWGRASRQMGEPYGTYPHYGSPRVGGRRIDGVLVTPDATVERVAVSNRRPGGVWPSDHAAVHAVVRWAS
- a CDS encoding barstar family protein; translated protein: MPAFSTDNILGNRLDFEIARDGFVGRLRNDAVLRNAETWLRREGYRVIAMDAGAWSDDEQMLMAFAKGLQFPRHFGKNLDALNDCMSDVAEADYGWDASETGLVLILSGFDHFAQRLPRTADSVQQILQRQGRYAALFGNRLLTILS